The Meles meles chromosome 6, mMelMel3.1 paternal haplotype, whole genome shotgun sequence DNA segment TCTCTTTACATACCTTTCTGGAAGTTAGTTCAGAGCTTTTAGGTTGtctgcaaaatataaaaaaagtatGTTCTTCAAATAATTTGAATAGTTCTCTCAGCCTTTCTTGTAGGTGCAGACATATCCTGATTTTCTAATCTAGGTTTCAAATCAGATAAATGTGTGGTCATCAATCATGAAAACAATAATTGCTATAGAAATTGCCATGGGTAAAcaagagttttgttttatttttgtttagaaaaatgtatgttttgtttattcttgtaAAGTGTACATTGTGGTATTTGAGCAAGGCTAATTCTACATATCCAGAATTTCACAGAACTTTCTGAGGCTTTTTAGAATGGCATCAAGCCATAGAAGATTGACAAGGTAGCTATCATTTGAACAGTTGCTGTTCGGGGAAGCCTGACCCCACAAGGAGCCTGCAGTCATGGCAGGGTCTCATGTGCTCTACTCACATTTTACCCAAAAGCATGTACTAAACACCTGCCAAGGTCTGGACACTATACTTAGCACTGGATGACGTACAGCAGTTGACAGAATATGTCCTGTCTTCAGGAGCATATTCATAGGCATgaaacagacccatgaaaaaccACAACATATAGATGccataaataaaagtattttaaggtTATATTAGCTGCACAGAGAGCTCAGATAATTGACAGATATTATTTGAGAAACTTCCCGAAGGTGGGGGCACTTGAGTTGGATCTTGAGGAAGGAACATGTCACTGAGCAAAGCAGAAAGTGCCTATCGTAGGATAAAAGACCTTGAGCAAAACTACAGGAGTCAGGAGTTGGAGGTTCCTTGGAGAGACACTCTGTTCATATCAAATTTGGATCTAGTCTAGAGCACATAATGAATGAGGGGGACACTCTGGCAAGGAATGTCAGAGAGCAATGTATACATGGCATATACATCATACAAAGAGTTTGAATTCTCTCTTCAAGTCATGGCAATGGAATATTTTGAAACCAAGACAATGTCACAGTCAGACTTTCTTTACGGATCTTTGTCCTTTGTCCCACAGTGTGTAGGAAAAATGTAAGTGGACTAGAGACCACAGGAAGTGTCTTAGCCATGCCAGAGTTTagaaactgagagaaaaaaatacattcatgaAATCTTACAAGTGTTGGAAGTAGAAATGTGCCAGATTATTTAAATGTAAGAGTGCGAGCActtaaagaaagcaaagaagtgGGAAAAGCCTAACCCATGTGTTGAATGCCAGTAGCTTCCAGGGAAGATTTTCATTGATACAGAGTTACTGTCAGCACCAAAACTTACCAGGCCTCAGCAAGTATTtgtggaatggaagaaaaaagaaatgaaactaacAAAGGCCCTTATGACCCAAATCATGGAGATTAGCAGACTCTTAAAAAGCACAGTTTTATATTTGGTTAAGAATAGAGTGACCCAATATGGATGTAGATTATGTCATTGAAATGATCAGAATCTCCTTAAAGATGCaatacattttcatttagtttagaCTTTGTGCCAAGAAAATGGGTAAATGGGTTCATCAGTTGGTGTGTGTGTTAAAAAGGCAACTGTTTTAGAGTGTACCATTACAAATTCTTTACCCTTAACTTTCAGTATaactaatgaaaacaaaactcctATATCCTCTAAAACACACATTTTCTATTtgtgctatgaagaaaaaaaaaaaaaagcataaatccAGAAGCCGTTTGCTAAGGCCCTAATAGATTCTGACATACGAGCATCTGCAGCAGGATCTACAAAATACTTCGAGCAACCTCTCAAGTATGAACCAAATTCATTACCAAAAATAACTGACTCAGGTCCTTTTAATAGTTCTTTCAGCTCACCCTGTGGGTTTACGCATATCTTGATTCCATCTGAAGCTTTCAAATCAGATAAATATGCACTCACTCAATAATAACAAGCACagaatttgtattaaaaaaaaacgggatttaaaagacagattttttttaggttttaagaATGTTCCCTTGATTTGTCATGAACAATAGTTAATATCATCCACTGAGGGAATCATCCCTCATCTCCATCATCACAAATTTTAACCATTGACAAAGAAGTTGCCTTGAAGCCTAGTCAGTCTTAAAGCTAGTTAATTTattaaaagacaggaaataatcaAAAGCCTAAGAGTCACGTTTAAGTTAATTCCGACTCTTGTCATTTTACAGGTTTTGTGATCGTGGGCCAATCACTATACTTCTCGGGAAACTGGGCTTTACAATCTGAAAAATGATAACATACCTTACATGGATAAAGACAAAATGTGACCACGTGTATCAAAGCATTCTATATATGGACTTACATAGGTGATCAATGATTATAAGGTGCCATTATTCTTGTTTTAGATTAGTTTATATTCAGGTGCCCAAAGGAAATTTAAGGTTGCATGTCTAATTACCAAACACAATTCCTAAATGTTCAATCATGTAGTATATGTTTGAAAAGttaattcaaattcaattctAATTTTATCAATGCACTATCACTTTGTGTCATCTATTAAACACCAAGATCATCTAATATATACAACTAACGCATCATCAAATTTACCAAGAAgtacatatatttcttttgtcACCTTAGACACTCTGGTGAGTTTGAGAGAATGCAATCTCTAAAAATCTGGAAAGTGTTAGAAAATGAGCTTATTGAATGATATGAGCTCCTTAGCAGCAGAGTCATATTTTTTCTCCAAATCCCCAGAAGAATCTAACATAGTATTCTGTAGAAAGTAGATAAGGAGTAAATACTTTGGATGGACAGATTTCTTTAGGAACACAGGGAAGTGGAAGATATGCTTGATTTGCCTAAgactacattttatttctctctgaaaaCTCTATactcacccaggtgcctggaacaAAGTGGAAGGATcttaataacctttttttttttttttttttttttttggttatgaaTTGTATTCCTTGACTAAGGGTCTGATTTTCACAGAGTAAGGTCTGTAATTCTTGGTAAAAGTAACTAGGAGTTGCCTGGACATTACTTGACATAAAATCTCCCAAGTGTAATGTGAATCACCTGTTACCATTGTCTTTCATCCTTAATTTTCCAACAGAGAGTCTACAAATAATTAACACTAGTTGACTCAATGTCgtgattttatttcctgatttaatctctgtcaaatacattatTAGTGAAATGGTCAAGAAGAGTTAGAGAAAGGGCTCTGGCAAACCTTGAGATTAATCTGAGTTGAAGTGGAGCATATGAATAGATACATTTTCATGAGTGCTCATTAGAAGTGTGGGTACATGAGCTGTAAACAGATCTGAAGTAGAAATGTACCATGaaaatatgttaaagaaaattGACATTTAAAACCAATAGTGTATGtgttgaaataggaaaaaaagattattctgatTGGATAACTACGTTGGTATTTATCTCTATCCTAAACAACACAGAttttacaaatacaaaacaatatgtttgatgtatgtgtgtatactaaAAAGATATTCATAGAAACACACAGTCTAGttgggaaataaaaaagaacatgaagaTGTCATAGAAACCCCTCACACAAAAAGGCTCACGTGGCCTTAAAAAACACTTAAggtaggagaaagggaaagatcctACTACCTTCTTCATCCCTGCCATCCTCCTGTATCATCAGGAAGCATCCcatgtttctttttaacattaaGAATGCAAGTATTGGTAGAACCCCAAGGAACTTACTCAGATAAACACaatgtggttttcttttaaaataagcctTTACTGAATATATCAACAAGGTACTGTATAGTGTGGAGTGAAGTTGATAGTTAACAAAGTGTGTGACATGGTAGGTCTCAGAGGGTGTGTAATGCAGAATCTTCCAGCCCCTTGCAGTCTCTTGTCACTGAGAACACACTAAACGTAAACCGGAAGCAAATCAACATATGGTTCAAACAAATAACAAATCACTGGAATTAACTTTCAGTGAATATATACTGGTCCTAGGAGGAACAGACAGTGGCGACAGCTTCACCTTACCTCAAAAAGGTTATAAATCTTACATCCCATGGATATCATTATAAATGCCTCGgggtgtgtatttgtgtgtgtgtgcacacgcacgcgtGTTTTTcatactcatttaaaaatgtctgttgCAATGGCCTTGCTTTGTGCTCTTCGGTGAATGTGccgctagaaaaagaaaaatgaaaaccatagCACAAGACTCTGATCCATTTGTTACAACAACAGTATCAAACATGTACAAATCTTTTTCCCCACAATCTGTGACAAACATCCCCATTGCCAGTAATTGTCTTTTGACCCTgctgaagaaatcagagaaggatgTAAACTACAGCTTTCTTCATTAGTATTTTgactggaaaaagcaaaaacaaaaccaaaagcaaacaaacaaacaaaaacaaaaatcaggccAGTTTTGACTATGATTAAGAACTAggagagtgttttgttttgtgtttgtatcTCTTTCCCTTTGGGGCACAAAGAAACTGCTTTGCTTGCCCATGAAGCCTGAAAATCATGGGCAAAACCATTCTTCTCATGTTCTAAAGTAATGTCTTCTTGTTGTAGGTTCAAGAAAAAAGCTATAAACAAAGATGGCAATGGAAATGAACCACTTCATGGTCAAAAGTTCCACTGAGCTCTCCTGCTGAGGTTCCCCAGACTAGTGCAGCAACTGTTCCCTGTAAGTTATGTTTGGACTGGGTGTCCTGCTGGCCACATGCAGAGCAGGTTCTCCACAAAGGGGAAGTAAGTTGTGATCTTGTGAAATGACTAAGACCATCATGATCTGCACTCATAGGAAATGGGGACTTAGAATTAGCTACTTCATTAATAATTTTGCCAGACTAGTCACattacaggttttttgtttttgtttttgtttttacctcagGGAACATATCTAATATATTTTCAACAAGCATCAATGCAAGAAATTGCATTATTTCTCATGGGATGGAATGTTTTCCACTTCTCACACAGGGAAACACACTTTTTGTCTCTGCCCGTGGTCGTGCATTGCGATGACTGTTAATGCATTTGACAGTTTTGAGGGACTCCCAGAGCCTCTTTCTATTCAAGCATGTCTCCCCAAACAAATAGGTATTAATGACAACCCTGGGTATGAATAACAATCCATAGTATCTGTGTGATCATGACTATATCTTTTCCTTTTAGAATTCCCTCTGCACAGTGACAGTCCCCTAGCTCTGAAAGTGGCTGTGTATTATCTGATCATCTTGTTTGGTCAAACAGTGTCAAGCTCTTTATAAGACAGTccctagtgtatggctttgttcacGGATTGGGCCTGCACCTTCAACTGTGACTCTTTTGACTCAtctcaaaatacaaaacaatgacAGCAAAAGAGGCTTGAATACAGAGTAGAACACATTCCTGTGACTGCAAATGCCAGTCAAACCCTAATCCAACACCTATGGTTGTTTTTTCAGCAGTTTTCCTAAAGACACATAAGACATTACAAATACAGTGATGTGCTTTCTGTCCTGGTGTAAGTGAGAGCCCCAGCTATGCCATGAAAAATGACACATTGATATGAAATTTAGCAGTCTCTGCCATATTGTGTGCAAGAGCAAAGTGAAGCTTATAACTACATTCTATCTCTTCAGGAACGTCTTCTAGCAAAGGAACCACTTCAAGTGACTAGGTCTTCAATGTACCAGTTAAGCCCCAAATAATTCTATGAATCCCATAAGATGTCATAAAAACCTCTCCAACATTGGATTTCTTGGCCCAAAGCAAAAATGTTTCAGCAGCCAAATACCACGTTAGGGTTatacacaaaatagaaataaatgagaatgaTTATTTTGtggataagagagaaaaaaaccctcaaaagtcCAAGTACCAGCATTTGAACACATAGTTTTATCTACACAGCCAAGGGGAAGAGGACAGTGGAAGGGAATTATCCAAGTAAGTACACAAAACCCCATGTCATTTTCCTGAATGTTACATGGCTTACTGTTTACACTGATCACCTTCACAGACTGTCTTGTCCCTTCGCTGTGTGGAATTAGGTTTAAAATAGCAACAGCCAAAATTTGCTAGCTAATAGACTAAAATGGAAACCTAAGTCACTTTagaattaattcaaattaattcGTAGCTAATTTCAGCCCAACTGACTGCAGTTTCGATTCTTGTTTCTACAACATTATAACTTCAGTTATATTTTCTGCTTATTCTGAGGGACAAGGGAGATTAAAACATATAAGTTGGGGGtacattattaaagaaaataaagctctTACTATAAAGAAAAACTTGCATAGCATTTTATACCTAAACTCTTACAAAGAAGACACATCACAGTTCTATTTTGttaaaagtgagagagagagagaaagcaaaaatgatTGTGACATTAACTTCATAGGTTCCTAAAAAATGGCCAGCGGTAAAGGAAATATGCAACACAGgatgaaatttgattttataaGGAATTTTCCAAGCGTGTGTGTATTTTAGATAATGTATGCATTCGATAGCCCTTCTACATCTAAGGGATGAAAAGGAGTAAATTATACACACTTTGTGAAGATGGGCATTGCTTCAAAAATATCTAGAATTAAACACAGACATCCCTCCCTTTCCTATGCTTTCCTCTGCTATATGCCCCACTCCTCCAAGTTTAGGGGAACAAGCTCACACtccctgacttgttcatttttcaCGTTATCCTGTTAATAAAAGATTGACCATCCCTCCATGATTCCCAAACAAGAGGGACATCTAAGACTgaaaaggattaaatgaaatttcaaaactgGAACAGGATCAAAATCAGTTCAAGGTGGAAACTCagtattgctttaaaaaaaaaaatcatccagctTTGATGTGTCCTCATAGAATTATTAACACTGAAAATTAGTATACATTTTAAAGTGTGTAAGTATACATGGGTATTTTGTGCAACCAAAACTGTCATCTgagattttctttcaaattttaagcagagtgggaaaaaaatcaaacaaatgtaGCATAAATAgctaattatgaaaatatatgtgaGGTGATTGGAAGACAAATTTGCGAGGGGATAAAGGTATTAATTCAAGCTATTTCAACATGATACGTGTTAACACATTCATTTGATAAAGTATAGCAGAACCGCTCATCACTTGTTTTTGGCTAAATGGTATCAATAGCTTTTTAAATAACACGTTCAGTATATTCCAAACACTAACCTCTTGTTGGTCTAAATATCATGTTGACACAGCTGCAGTGAATCTACCCAAATAATTCTCATTATCAAAAATAATTCCATTCAATATAATTCTTCCCATTATTTTATTAGCCTCTTCTAAAAAAGTATTCTAGAATATATCTCTGTTGAATGTGATTCAACCTGACATATAATTTGAATAGTAACACTTTTAAAGGGAGTTTTCTTGCTGGAACATCCTACCTGTCCCTGCAGATGACTGAAATCAGACTCAGGTCTCTAACTCTGTTATCATAAAGGGTCAGGGAAGCATGAGGAGTGATTTTTAAGCTCCCGGTCAGAAAGCCAACACCCGAGTTTGAAggtcttttccaaaatgtcatttgCTGGGTTCTGCCGGGTTGGGTTAACTTATCTTACAGGAACGGGCTTCCTCATGATGCTTTTCTCTATTTCCTGCTTTGGGTCAACTCAGGGTAACTACCTCCTTTCTTCTATTTCGAGATTTTTAACTTCTCTTCCAGACTAGGAAGGGCAGAAATAGCATGAAGGTATCTGGGCCATTTCTTGTTTCACCCACATCACTTAGCCTTACCCTGATGAGCTCTTCTAATCTGCCCTTTCGTCTAACCACCGACCGACCGTAGGAAAGGAATTTACTCCGACAGCTTCCACAGCAAAAATGGTTAATGTACCTCATGAGGAAGAATCACTCCGTCTTTGCCTTGGCGTTGGGTTCTCCTTGTACAACCCTGTACAGTACTTCAgcgactatttttttttttaagatttaaaaagcaaagagttACAAAACTGTTTGTAATTAACTTGAAATAGAAAagatagcacttttttttaaatcccattatATAGTACACCGTATAAATTACAGAGTATTCAAATGCACAAATGCATCTGGGTAACATTTATCAAATGTAATTCGCATGTCTCTAggtgcacacacgtgtgcgttCTCGAGAGTCTCACCGTCCGCCTTCCTAACGCCGGGGCTCTGGCTGTCACGTGTGGCAGTGCTCCAGATCTGGAACGCTGCTGTTGCAGTATCGCATGTTGTTGGGGATATGGCAGTCCGTGTAATTAATGCCCCCGTTCGGGGTGTAAATGGGCTGCAGTCTGAAATCTCCTTTAAGGAGCTGATCGTTATTTAAGGAGACGATCTGAAAGCTGGTTTCTGTCATCTCCAGGATGGAATTGTCCTTCTTCGTGCCTGCCTCGCAATAGTCATCTTTCCGCCGGCCTCGGTTGTACTTCCACTTCTGGGACGTGTAGCGGCCCTTTTTGTGCATGTGCCAGCAAAACACGCTGAGCAAGACCACGAGCACGAATATCACTGCCCCCCCGATCAGGCCGGCCAGCAGGAAAGGGGAGCCCATGCTGTGGGAAGTCGTCTGCTCATGGCTGGAAGCCGTGTTGCTGCCGTTGTTCAAATAGGAGGCGTGGGTGGTGGCCTCAGAGCAAATGGTATCTTCCACAGCTCGGTAGTTAAAAGCATCCAGGGGTACCAGACAAATCCGGTAGGTGGATCTGGGCTCTAGGTTCACCAGGCTCAAGTGCTGCTTCTCACCGCTGACGATGCGTTCTTGGACAATGCCGCCCACCAAACTGTGGCCCATTTTCACCCACGTGAGTTTGTATGCCATCACCGTGAAGAGAGAGAGCCAGCTGACTTGAATGGACGTGTCGTTCACAAAATGAATAGAGAGCTGGATCCGTTCAGAAATAGGCGGGGTCGCTCTTTCCCTGCCGTCCCAGTTGGGAATGGTGGGCAGTCGGGAGGTGGTGGGAGTCAGGGGTGTATCGCTtctgctgggggttggggcagagagggtggggggctgAGTCGTTGGAGAGGCTGTACTTGGGGCTGGGGTGAAGATGGGCGGCCCAGGGGTCATGGTGGGGCAAGACAAAAGATTCATATTCAGCTCCCTGACAGCCATCCCCCGGACTTGCTCGGGCCCTTGGCACATGAAACCTCGCACGTTGAGAGATGAAGGGATGTATCTGAGCCATTCCGTTACCCATTTAATGCTGCAGTCACAAAACCAGGGGTTATTCCGAGCAGTGAGCTGCTTCAGGTTGGAGAGATTATCAAAGACCCCTTGAGTCAACACGCGCAGCTGGTTGTTGGATATATCCAGCCGTTCCAGCTTGCGCAGGTTCGAGAAGGCTGTCAGTGGGATGTGGTTGATCTGGTTGTCCTGCAGGTAGAGCTTGATCAGATGTGTACCTGGGAGAtcgggaggggggtgggagagggaattCCGCACGATGGAAAACTCCTTGAGCTTGGTGAGGTGGCTGAAGGTGCCCTCGGCGATGCCCTTGTTGGTCAGGAGGTTGCCGTCCACGATCAGACGCTCCAAGCTCGTGAGGTTCTGAAAGGCCATGTCTGATATGACAGCGATTCGATTTTCATCCACTCTCAGCTCTTGCAAATCCACAGGAAGCCCCACAGGCACACTGCTCAGGTGATTCTTGGATAGAAACAACAGTTTGAGGCTAATAGCCTCCCGGAAGGCCCCGTCCTCCACCCCCACTGTGGATATAGAGTTGTCATCCAAGTGAAGCTCCTCGAGCTTCAAGAGCTGGGCCAGAGCAGCCCGTGAAATGGTCTGAATGTTGTTTTCCTGCAAATGGAGAACTCTGACGTTCTTGGGCAGGTTCATGGGGAATTCATCCAGTTGGTTGCCATAAAGGTAGACCGTGTGCACGGACCGGACGTTGTGCAGTTCTGCAGGAAATCCAGCATTATTAATTTGGTTGTTGTGGAGGTAGAGTACGGTTACGCCCTCCGGGATCCCAAGAGGCACTGAGGTCAAGCTTCGCTCATTACAGTAGACAAAGTTCCTATCGCAGCGGCACACACTAGGGCACGCCAAGATTTCTGACACTTGTGAGTAGAGCCCCAAGGAGATAAGAAGCCAAG contains these protein-coding regions:
- the FLRT2 gene encoding leucine-rich repeat transmembrane protein FLRT2, which translates into the protein MGLQTTQWPNHGAFFLKSWLLISLGLYSQVSEILACPSVCRCDRNFVYCNERSLTSVPLGIPEGVTVLYLHNNQINNAGFPAELHNVRSVHTVYLYGNQLDEFPMNLPKNVRVLHLQENNIQTISRAALAQLLKLEELHLDDNSISTVGVEDGAFREAISLKLLFLSKNHLSSVPVGLPVDLQELRVDENRIAVISDMAFQNLTSLERLIVDGNLLTNKGIAEGTFSHLTKLKEFSIVRNSLSHPPPDLPGTHLIKLYLQDNQINHIPLTAFSNLRKLERLDISNNQLRVLTQGVFDNLSNLKQLTARNNPWFCDCSIKWVTEWLRYIPSSLNVRGFMCQGPEQVRGMAVRELNMNLLSCPTMTPGPPIFTPAPSTASPTTQPPTLSAPTPSRSDTPLTPTTSRLPTIPNWDGRERATPPISERIQLSIHFVNDTSIQVSWLSLFTVMAYKLTWVKMGHSLVGGIVQERIVSGEKQHLSLVNLEPRSTYRICLVPLDAFNYRAVEDTICSEATTHASYLNNGSNTASSHEQTTSHSMGSPFLLAGLIGGAVIFVLVVLLSVFCWHMHKKGRYTSQKWKYNRGRRKDDYCEAGTKKDNSILEMTETSFQIVSLNNDQLLKGDFRLQPIYTPNGGINYTDCHIPNNMRYCNSSVPDLEHCHT